The region GGTCTCCCACCTCAACACTCTCCCTTCCGCTTCGCTTCGATGGGAGGAGGGTGAGGCAGCGCACGAGGGTGCCGACGAAGCCCGGGGGGTAGGCAAGGAGTCTGCTGTGCGGGACCGAGAGGCCAAGATGGTGGAAAGGGTTGTGGAGTGGGTCAAGAAAAGGTGGGGCTTACCCAGCGTGCGGCCAGCACGCTGGGCTGCCAAAGCAAGTGGCTGCGCGGTCCTTTCCTTTACCAAAAAACTCAAGATGGTCTAGCCTGCTTCCTACGGGCGTCTAGGCCACACTACAACAATGCCGCTGGGCGGTCCGGCCCCGCAGTTCATTAATAATTCTACCTGGTTTCTTGCCGGTAGGTGAAGTAGCGATCCTGCAAACCGGCAAGTTTGCAGGGTGACCGTCAGATTAGTGGTACTTATTGTTACAATTACAAAATATCACAAACAGAACTGCCCACCGAGCAGAAGCCCGGTGGGCAGCGTGCTTCGTCTAGTCCGACTAGACTACGGGTGCCACAGCAGCGAGTTGGCCTGCTCGATGAGCAGACAGCCGATCGGCTCCTCGTCACTGTCAATCAGGTAATGGTGCAACCACCGAACGTCACGCTTGCCGTCCGCCCCGATGAAGGTCCGGAAGTCAACCGCGTACATCCCGATGACCTGCTCGAAGGCAATCAGAGCGTCCAGGTCGTTCGGAATGTCCAGGGCATCGTTGAGTGCCTGGGCCACGTGCGGCGGGATCTTCGGCTTCTGGGTGCGACCCGCAGCCACCGTCGAGAAGTACTCGATGTTGGCGCGAATGACGTCCTTATCGGGCATCTCCACGCACCAGCAGAGGACCTTGGTGATCGGCGGGCCGGTTCGGCCAGTGTTCGGGTCGCGGATGACGTAGGTCACCGACAGCTCGTAGCACGTTCCCGGAGGCGAGAACAGCAGCGAGCGGTTGCCCAAGTACTTGCGGTACGCGGTGTACACGACCGAGTCGTCAATGTTCGCGCTCGTCGCAAAGGCCAGCGTGTACCAGTTGGTGTTTAGGTCCGAACCCGGGCCGAACACGAAGGCACCGCACTTGTAGAGCGGAGTCACCTTGCGCACGTCTACCGCCTGAATGATCAGGTTCTCATCGAACGTCACCCCGTGGCAGTTGAGAATGTCACGGATCGTGAAGCCGTCGAGGTTGATGACCTCGGGTCGGAACGTCCGCTTGGTCTCGTTGTCGAACGGGTCGGTCGTCGTCAGGTTGCCGCGCCAGATCAGGTTCGGCAGAATGACGCATTCGCAATCGCCGGGCGGCTCCTCTTCCTGCTGCAGGCGGAACCGGGTCTGGGTCTGATTGCCACAGGTGTCGGTGGCCGTGATCAGGAAGTCGTGGCAAGCGAAGTCGCCAGGCGTCCACTGAACGGAGCCGCTGGTGCCCGAGCCGTTGGTCGGGTTGAGGCCCGTGGTCCCGCCGTCCACGGTGATGGTCCAGTTGCTCGCCTCACTAATCGTGAACGAGATGGCAACCGTCGGCCCCTTCACCAGCTTGCACTGGCCCGGGTCGGTGATTACCGGAGTGACCACCGTGATCACCGGGTCCGTATTGTCGGTGGAGAAGGCCGACTGGCTGAAGCCGACGTTGCCGCACTCGTCACGAACTTCCACGCGCAGCGTGTGGTTGCCATCCGCCAGCGTGGTGGTGTCGAAAGCGAGTGTGGTCTCGGTGGGCAGCAGGGTCGCTTTCAGCACGCCGTCCACGTACACCTTCGTGTCCACCAGTGCGGTGGTTGGCGGGCTATTGTTCACGCTCCAGTTGAAGTTGACCGTGCCCCGCAGGCAGCTACCAGGGCTCTGAACGTTGACGACCGGCGCGGTCGAGTCCACGGTGAATTCGAGCGTTCGGACGGTCACGTTCGGTCCACTCTTGCAAACGTCGGGCGGCAAAAAGCCGGCGGCATCTGCAACCTCGAACTGAATGGTATAGATACCGTCCGCGAGCAAGGCCATGTCAATCGTGCGGTTCACGTTCAGCGGGCTCGAAGCTGCGCCATGGGACTCGTTGGCGATACCGTTGCCGGTCAGGCTCCAGGAGCTGAAGCCGCTGGCATCCGTCGCGTTCGCGGTGAACTGAACGTTGGTGTCGCCGTTGTTGTAGCAACCCTTGTCCGGGTTCAGCGAAATTGACGCAACTGGCGCGGTCTTGTCCAGAACGATCTGGATCACATCGCTGAAGATCGTGGCGTTCGTCTGCATGTCGTAAATACGCGCAGTGCAGGTGTAAGTGCCGTCCGGAAACGGCCCGCCCACCGCGAAGTCCGCGCACGGAGGCCACAGGCCCGGAATACCACCATCCGGGAACGTGGGTCCGCTAATGAACTTGGTCTCGCCCGTTCCGTTGCGCACGCACCGGAGGTCCAGCGCGAGACCCGGCGATATGGCAGTGTGGCTGATGGAGAACTGTACCGAACTCGTCACCTTCTGGCCATCCGCAGGCGAATCGATGTTCAGCTCGTTAAGGTCTCCAAGCTTGCCGACCTGTCCTAGATTGCCAGGCTCTCCAGGGCGAATGACCTGAGAGTGCACCGCAATCGCGGACAGAAGCAGCAAGCTGCAACACAGGAGTCGTATTGGCTGCATTACCCTCTTCCTTCCGTTCTAACAATTAGAGATAGCGAAACTGCCGTCGTCCCGATAGATCGGGAAACCCACGGCGCGCCCCTCTCTCCCTCTCGAGCCGCAGGCCCGCGAGGATGCTGAAAAGCACAAAACCGTTTCACACGGCATGCGGTCCGAGCAACCGAGTCGCACCGAACCTACCACCCTATATTCTACATGCAGTTTTGCCGTACGTCAATCTTCTTGTGTAGAATTAGCACAGTCCGGTTTTCTTACCTGAGCGCAAAGGCACGGTGAAATGCGCCCTCTGCGTGCCAGTATTGATACGAGGTTGCGAGTGCGACCGTGCGATAGGTTACTTTAGTCACCCAGCGCACCGAAATTCGCGAGCACCGTGCTCATGTCCGGCACGTCTACCGACCGATCGCCGTTGATGTCTCCCGGCGTAGGCCCGATCGCACCGAACGTGCTCATGATCAGGTTGAGGTCCTGAAGGTCCACCCGATTGTCGTCGTTCGCATCGCCGGGGATCAACGTAACGTTCACCCCGGTAGATCCGTGCGCCGGAAGCGCAGGGACCACGATCTGTCTGGTCAGATATCCCTTGGCCGAGATTCGGATGGTCCACGGGCCGCTCTGCGGCGCAAAGACATCTCCGGGTAGCACATAGAAGCCAGCTTCACACTGCGGCACCCAGGCGTCCAGAACTAGCCGACCGTCTCCATCTTGCGCACGGATTCGCAGCAGAGCCGACGACTGGTCGCCGTTGCCCTGTGGACCACGCCAGCTCGACATGGCCACGTATTGGGCTACGGCCTGATACTCGAAGCAGCCCTTGTCCGGATACGGCGTTCCGTAGCCGCTCGAGTCCACGGGTCGAGGTGCCCCGCAATAGTCGAACTGCACTTCCACGTACCCATAGTCCCGAACCAAGCTGTCTGGGCGAAGATTGTAGCTCCACGGCACATCCAGGAAGAGCCTGTTGACGTAGCGGGGGTCAACCTGAGTCGTCGTCGGTCCGGCAGCATTCAAGTCTTGGGGGAGCGAGAATGGCGCCACAGAGTTCATGTAGAAGTTGCCGTACGACCAGTAGTAGGAAACCGAGGCGTCCCTCCCAACGGCGGCCTCGGGGCCCGTATTGAATGTGATGTTCTCGTTGCGGATCGTTCCAGAGGCCTGATCGTAGAAGTACATCACGCTGTTCCCGACCGTGGAGACGTTGTCGGAGTACGTGTTGTTGACCAGCCGGGGCCAGGTTCCGGAATTGCGCACCAAGACTGCGGCTACCCCAGCCGTGTTTCGGGTGATGAGGTTTGCGTAGATCTTCGTATTGGTGCGGTTTAGGATGTCGAGTGCTGCCCCTGCACCAGCCTGATTCTCTGTAAACCAGTTCCTTTCGATCTGCACTTGCTGCACGGTGCGCAGCCAAGCGCCTCCGCCGCCCTCCAGTCCACCACAGGTCGCGACATTCCGGCGAAACACGCATGACCGCACGTACCCGACTCCCCCCTCGAGGGCGAGCCCGCCACCTTTCGAAGCGACGTTGTCTTCGAAGGTCACTCGCGTTAGGTAGACATCGGCACCAATCGCTCTCATCCCACCACCGACATCTGCCGATACGCACCTCCGTATTATGGTGTCCGTGATCGTAATGGATCCGTTCGAGGCATAGATGCCACCGCCGGAGTTGTTGGTGCTGGATGTGCAGTCTTCGAGAACGCAGTCCGTTAGCGTGAGGTTGTTCGCCGAGGCTGCATACAGGGCGCCACCGAATCCCACGGCATTACCATTGCGCAGCGTAAGCCGATCGAGGAGTACGTCGGCGACGAAGTTGATCCGCATCGGGCGTCCAGATAGCGCTGCATCAATGACCGTGGCGCTGCCTCGCCGCTCCTCGAGCGACGTCTCGTCTCCCAGAAAACCACCGTAGATACGGAGGCCGGCGGTCTGGATCACGATGTTCTCCTGGTACACGCCTTGCCGCACCCAGATCTCTGCTCCCTGGGGAGCAACGGCTACCGCCTGACCGATAGTCTTGAATGCTGTGGCCCAACTACCGCCCCCCATGTCGTTCCCAGTAGGCGAAACGTAAATCACCGCAAAGGTCGGAACGAAGAAGGCGAGGAGGGCAACGCATGCAGAGGTGGCGCGAGTGGCCCCTAATATGAGCCGCAGAACCGGACGAGATTGTTTCAACAGACCCAACACCCCGAAAGAGCAATCCCAGCGGGCGGAAAACTGCGGACCGTGCCCAGCACCGGCGGCGGCCACGCCGAACCTCGTCTATATTATCATAGGATTGCCGTGCTCCCTGTGAGCCTGCCCGCCCACAGCCGATCGTCGTCGGCTGTTCAGACGCGGAAACGACCCGGCGTGTTCCTAAGGCGGCGCCTCGGCTCGGCTCGGGACAGTCCATCTGGTACCATCCGAACGAAATCGGGATGTCACGTTCTTCACTCTCTCTTGCCGTCGCAGTGATTTTGAGCGTCACCGTGTTGGGTGTGTTTTCCACTCATCAGTGGCATGGCCCCGTCGGCACGCTGCAGCGCTACTTGCTTGCGGCGATGGAAGGCGACGGAGCAACGATGGAAAGGCTCGAGTACCCGCCGACTTCGCTCTTCCGCACCCGCTTGATGCACGGCTACCGGGGAGCCCGCAATGTGAACATCCGAGCCGAAAGACAGGTAGGCGAGTACAGAGTGTGGATCAACACGGAGATCTATAATCCGCGCTATCGGCAGATAATCGTTATGTCTTGGGTGATGATCAGAACGCCGGAAGGCTGGAAGGTGGATATCCCGAAAACGATCCAGGTGAACCCATGGGCGCGGTGATCCGAAGGCGACTCAAGTGGACGACCGTGGTCGGATGGGTTGTCGCGCTGGCTATGATAGCCGCGATCGTACTGCTGATCTTCACTATCGGCAACTCACCGGTCTCGGCAGTCAACGAGTTCCTTACCGCCCTACGCGTGCGTGACGTGAATCGGCTCTCCGCGGTCACCTGGCTTCCAGAAGGCAGCCCGCCTGCGGAGGAGCAATGGCGCGAGATCTTTGCCGAGGTAAAGCCGTTGCCCATCTCGCACGTAGAGGAGCCGCTCATGGCTTCCATCACCGGAGACACTGCGCTGGTGAAGATGCTGGTGCGTATTCACGACCGCACGCCGCCGCAGGAGAGAGAAATCCAGTTCTTCGTGCGACGCGTGAACGGCAAGTGGAAGGTAGACGTGACGCGACTCGTCCGCGACCCCTTCGAAAAACTGCCTCTCTAGCGGGTTCAGCCTCAGCCCCGTCCCGAGCTCGCGCAAATCCGGCAATGCCAGCCGGCGGATGCCCGAACTTTCCGACCCCATCGAACCGAATATTTAATGGAGCGCAATGAAGCGCCCCGGAGCGGTTCCCCAAGGCGCGGGGATGCCGAATCACGGAATCCGTGTTAGAATGATATGGAGGTGACGGAAGGATAGAAGAGACGCTGAACAACTTGGTCGCCGGCTTCGGCGAGAATGTCGAATAGCTCCGAGGAGCGACTTCGATAGGCCAACAAGTGGTGCAGGGGATCCCAACGACGGGGGAACCGTAGGTACTGCAAAGACAGTGGAGCTTCTATCGCTCCGTGGCGACCCGCCAAGCCGGCGACCAGACCACAATCGCGGCTTGCATCCGACCCAGGTGGTCGGTTTTTCGCTTTCTGCACACCTCACGGCAGCAGACGCATGGTCACCGAGTCGTGAAACTTCAGTCCCTCGCGCGTGAGGCGCACACTGCACTCGTCGACCTCCACCCAGCCCTTTTCTTTCAGATCGTTAAGAGCTGAAGCGAGCCGCGCTCTCGAATCGGGGACACGGCTTTCCAATCGCTCGAAGGGTACGCCCTCTATCACGCGAAGCCCGACCATCAGCGTCTCCGCGAGCCACAGGTCCTCGCCCACCTTCTCGCGCTCCTCGACGTGGTCCCGAGCCTGTAGAACTGCAGCCGCATAACGCGCAGGGCTCCGCAAGTTCTTGCGCCTTTCGCCATCGAGATACGAGACCGCTCCCGGGCCGAACCCTGCGTAGGGCTCGTTGCGCCAGTACGACAGGTTGTGCTCGCACTCCCGACCGGGCTTCGCGTAGTTGGAGATCTCGTATCTCCTTAGGCCAGCAGCCGCACATAGCCTCTCGGCTTCCTCTTGCATCGCAATCTGCACGTCCTCGTCGGGAAGGTCGAGTAGACCATGCCGGTCCAGTGCGGCGAAGCGGGTGCCAGGCTCAATGGTGAGGCAGTAAAGTGACAGGTGCTCGGGCTCGAACGCCAGTGCGGCCTTTACACTCTCGATCCAGCGGCCCAACGTCTGACCAGGCAGCGCATACATCAGATCGAGACTCAGATTGCCAAAGCCGGCACGGCGAGCAGCACACACGGCTCGCGATATCTCGCTCGACGAGTGCACCCGCCCCAAGGTACGAAGCTCGTGATCGTGGAAGCTCTGCGCGCCGATGCTGATCCGGTTGAAACCCATCGCCCGAAGTGCCGTAAAGCGCTCGGCGTCAACTGTGCCCGGATTCGCTTCTGCCGTGATCTCTGCCTCGGTCGTGATGTCGAACGTGCTGGTCAATGCAGAAAACAGCCGCTCCAGCCGCTCCACCGAGAGAAACGTTGGCGTGCCCCCACCGAAGAAAACCGTCCCGACCCGCGCCCCTCTCATCTCCGAGCGGCGAATCTCCAGTTCGCAGGCGCGGGTGAATGTCTCGTGTTCCTCCTCCGGCCGAGCGTACGAGTTGAAGTCGCAGTACGGACACTTCGACGGACAGAAAGGCGTGTGAACGTAAACGGCCAGTTCCCCCACGAATCGACTGTACCTGCGGCGAAGCGGCGCGATCTGCTCACGGTATCCTATGTCCGCACCGCATCCGAAGTCTTCGTCTGCGGCGCCGACGAGACACGGGAGGCTCCAAAAGATGCAACCCGACCTAACCGACCGAATCCAGAAACTGACGCCGGACTTGATTGATCTCCGGCGCGATCTGCACGCACACCCCGAGATCGCATTCGACCTACCGCGGACTTCGGGCATCGTCGCAGAACGGCTCCAGTCGCTCGGCCTACAGACCAAGACTGGCGTAGGCGGATGCGGCGTCACGGCCCTCATACCATCCGACGGCGGCGGGCCCACCATCGCACTGCGCGCAGACATGGACGCTCTCCCGATGGAAGAAGAAACCGGGCTTCCCTACGCATCACAGATAGCTGGGGCGATGCATGCGTGTGGTCATGACGGTCACACCACCATGCTGCTTGGAGCGGCATCGGTGCTTTCGGACCTACGAGAGCGACTTCCGGGGCCGGTGCTTCTCATCTTCCAGCCCGCCGAAGAGATCGTGCGCGGAGCCGACGCCATGATTCATGACGGAGCGCTGGACGATCCTCGCCCCGCAGCGATCTTCGGGCTGCATGGTTGGCCCGGCATCCCGGTGGGCACCGTCGGTCTGCGAGAAGGCCCGCTCATGGCCTCGGCAGACACATGGGATGCCGTAATCCGGGGCAAGGGGGGTCATGCGGCACATCCGGAAGGCACGAGCGACCCCATCGTCGCCGCCGCGCACTCGATCACGGCGTGGCAGACCATCGCCTCGCGCCGTACCCCTGCCGTCGCCTCCGTAGTCCTTACCGTTACGCGCATAGAGGCGGGAAGCGCCTACAACATCATTCCGCCAGAGGCA is a window of Fimbriimonadia bacterium DNA encoding:
- the hemW gene encoding radical SAM family heme chaperone HemW yields the protein MGELAVYVHTPFCPSKCPYCDFNSYARPEEEHETFTRACELEIRRSEMRGARVGTVFFGGGTPTFLSVERLERLFSALTSTFDITTEAEITAEANPGTVDAERFTALRAMGFNRISIGAQSFHDHELRTLGRVHSSSEISRAVCAARRAGFGNLSLDLMYALPGQTLGRWIESVKAALAFEPEHLSLYCLTIEPGTRFAALDRHGLLDLPDEDVQIAMQEEAERLCAAAGLRRYEISNYAKPGRECEHNLSYWRNEPYAGFGPGAVSYLDGERRKNLRSPARYAAAVLQARDHVEEREKVGEDLWLAETLMVGLRVIEGVPFERLESRVPDSRARLASALNDLKEKGWVEVDECSVRLTREGLKFHDSVTMRLLP
- a CDS encoding amidohydrolase, translated to MQPDLTDRIQKLTPDLIDLRRDLHAHPEIAFDLPRTSGIVAERLQSLGLQTKTGVGGCGVTALIPSDGGGPTIALRADMDALPMEEETGLPYASQIAGAMHACGHDGHTTMLLGAASVLSDLRERLPGPVLLIFQPAEEIVRGADAMIHDGALDDPRPAAIFGLHGWPGIPVGTVGLREGPLMASADTWDAVIRGKGGHAAHPEGTSDPIVAAAHSITAWQTIASRRTPAVASVVLTVTRIEAGSAYNIIPPEARLSGTFRTLSAEMRERVPQLMTEIGSNICRALGCSLELTVTPGTTVTVNHGGLARHVATVLGEDRVRWVDAPSMGGEDFGRFAEVVPGCFLWLGLGDRPFCHHPGFDFADEALPVGVEVLCRLALHPLPPL